From Larus michahellis chromosome 8, bLarMic1.1, whole genome shotgun sequence, one genomic window encodes:
- the COX19 gene encoding cytochrome c oxidase assembly protein COX19 produces the protein MSTAMNFGSKSFKPRPPDKGAFPLDHFGECSAFKERFMECLRDSGYESGACRQRAMAYLECRMERQLMANEPLEKLGFKDLIDEKSEAKPEKL, from the exons ATGTCCACCGCCATGAACTTCGGCAGCAAGAGCTTCAAGCCGCGGCCGCCGGACAAAGGCGCCTTCCCGCTGGATCACTTCG GAGAGTGCAGCGCCTTCAAGGAGCGGTTCATGGAGTGCCTCCGCGACAGCGGCTACGAGAGCGGGGCCTGCCGGCAGCGCGCCATGGCCTACCTGGAGTGCCGCATGGAGAG GCAACTTATGGCTAACGAACCACTGGAAAAACTGGGATTCAAAGATCTGATAGATGAGAAATCAGAAGCAAAACCTGAGAAGTTGTAA
- the LOC141747660 gene encoding cytochrome P450 2K4-like: protein MAAQSLLQYLGSSSLLWLAAGLVALLYLLTSSKKSVCNLPPGPRPLPLIGNLNVVDLKKPFQSLTELSKVHGNVFTVYFGPRRAVVLAGYETIKDALLNHAEEFGERAEIPIFRKMTEGNGIAFSHGELWKTMRRFTLSTLRDFGMGKRTIEIRILEEVNSLIKYFESYHGKPFDTKMILNNAVSNVICSILFGERFEYDDPAFLTLLKLINENTKLLGSPMVLLYNFYPSLGFLSGASKTVLQNVSELNAFLQKLFQEHKEEFNENNLTGFVDAFLMKQQQESKKPHTMFNNKSLLFSTLDLFAAGSETTSTTVRWGLLLMMKYPEIQRKIQEEMNHVIEPGKLPKLEDRKKMPYTDAVIHEIQRFANIVPMGVSRSTPTDVNFHGYLIPKGTEIIPLLTSALNDELHWKTPDQFNPSHFLDADGNFIRREAFIPFSIGRRACVGEGLAKMELFLFFAGLLRKFVFQPPPGVDKSDLDLTADVGFTLNPMPHLVCAVPYE from the exons ATGGCCGCACAGAGTTTGCTGCAGTACCTGGGCTCCAGCTCGCTGctctggctggcagcagggctggtcgCTCTGCTTTACCTCCTGACCAGCTCAAAGAAGTCGGTTTGCAATTTGCCTCCTGGGCCGCGACCTCTTCCTCTGATCGGAAACTTGAACGTGGTGGACCTGAAAAAGCCGTTCCAGTCGCTGACAGAG CTCTCCAAGGTACACGGCAATGTCTTCACTGTGTATTTTGGACCCAGGAGAGCTGTGGTACTGGCTGGATACGAAACCATCAAGGATGCCCTTTTAAATCATGCTGAAGAATTTGGAGAGAGGGCAGAAATACCCATATTTAGGaaaatgacagaaggaaatg GCATAGCATTCAGCCACGGAGAGCTATGGAAAACTATGAGAAGATTCACTTTGTCCACACTGCGAGATTTCGGAATGGGAAAGAGAACCATTGAGATCCGAATCCTGGAGGAAGTAAATTCCCTCATCAAATATTTTGAATCCTATCACG GGAAACCATTTGATACAAAGATGATACTCAACAATGCTGTATCCAATGTCATCTGCTCTATATTGTTTGGCGAGAGGTTTGAATATGATGATCCTGCGTTTCTAACTTTGTTGAAGCTGATAAATGAAAATACTAAGCTGTTGGGCTCCCCTATGGTGCTG CTATATAATTTCTACCCATCCCTTGGATTTCTCTCTGGAGCTTCCAAGACTGTGCTACAAAACGTCAGTGAACTGAACGCTTTTCTCCAGAAGCTCTTCCAGGAACACAAAGAAGAGTTTAATGAAAATAACTTAACAGGCTTCGTTGATGCCTTTCTGATGAAGCAACAACAG GAGTCAAAGAAACCCCACACTATGTTCAACAACAAAAGCCTGTTGTTTTCAACTCTGGACCTCTTTGCTGCTGGGTCTGAGACTACTTCTACGACTGTGCGCTGGGGTCTTCTTCTGATGATGAAATACCCAGAAATTCAAA GAAAGATTCAGGAAGAAATGAACCACGTCATTGAACCAGGAAAACTGCCTAAGTTGGAGGACCGGAAAAAAATGCCTTACACAGATGCAGTGATACATGAAATACAAAGGTTTGCCAATATCGTCCCAATGGGTGTATCACGATCAACTCCTACCGACGTGAATTTCCATGGCTATTTGATTCCTAAG GGTACAGAGATTATTCCGCTGCTGACCTCCGCTCTAAATGACGAGTTGCACTGGAAAACCCCGGATCAGTTCAACCCTTCCCACTTCCTGGATGCCGACGGGAACTTCATTAGGAGAGAGGCATTTATTCCATTCTCCATAG GACGAAGAGCTTGCGTTGGAGAAGGACTGGCCAAAATGGAGCTGTTCCTCTTCTTTGCGGGCTTGCTCCGCAAATTTGTTTTCCAGCCACCTCCAGGAGTGGATAAGTCAGACCTAGATCTCACCGCCGATGTCGGCTTCACCTTGAACCCCATGCCTCACCTGGTTTGTGCTGTGCCCTATGAATGA